Proteins encoded by one window of uncultured Bacteroides sp.:
- a CDS encoding TonB-dependent receptor, translating to MVVVLIFTTMINAQVTTAGINGKVVAEGEPAIGATVLAIHEPSGTRYGTITNADGHFSLQGMRSGGPYKVEITYIGFQKSSFSGITLQLGENYLLDAALKASSEILNEVVVVASRDGKFNSQKTGAAVNFSRNRIENSPSISRSIYDVAKMTPQATVSGSGLSFAGSNNRYNSFQIDGAVNNDVFGLSSSGTNGGQTGANPISLDAIEEIQVVIAPFDVRQSGFTGGGINAITKSGTNDFHGSAYEYYNNQNFAGTTAGKDFANRKKLSKQSDKTYGFTFGGPIIKNKLFFFANAEKSKKTYPSSYNVGDGSNITADEAKQISDKLISLTGGDNGGGYSSQDINTESTKLLARVDWNINQANKFTFRYSYLDANQLIFSNSANALHFNNNGYTMNNKTHSLVAELNSRFSTELANEFRAGYTRVRDSREIAGQPIPYMKINLTNSRSVELGSERYSPANYLNQDVFTLTDNLTWFKGTHTFTAGTHNEFFKFKNLFIRENYGSYVYNSLNDFLSIGTANEAAPYEYNYSFSREDITGSKRWAPSFGAAQLGLYLQDDWNVTDLFRLTYGVRMDIPLFFDKPGENVTFNSSAIAKEYNVATNQMPSSTPMFSPRVGFRWNLDDSRKTLVRGGLGIFTGRIPFVWLSNNFSNTGVEYSRTRLQAADMASAMSKGFKFQIDPTKQFVPSGTMTSEIDVVDKNFKFPQVFRANLAVEHTFAYGIKGSLEGLYSKTMNNVLYKNLAYGENGKYLSNGGDKRPLYKAEINPATNNAYTKEYTGIVYLTNSSKGYTYSLTAKLEKDFDFGLSTMAAYTYGKSTGMNDGTSSQAVSNWQYNENWQGPNNPELSYSDFDVRHRIIGSVSYKKEYAKHFATTVSLFYNGQSGSNYSVCYQNNLNNDGASGNDVLYVPTDAELATMLFKPITGNNAMTADQQRAALGEWINANNDIKALKGQYIPRNGLRSPFENHFDFHLAQDFYVNVAGRRNTIQLTFDILNVGNLLNRSWGVYNSTSYSYTPVAVSSVDANGIPTFQFTKPAGSKLYSASDYNSRWRSQIGVRYIF from the coding sequence ATGGTAGTAGTATTGATATTTACTACTATGATTAATGCTCAGGTTACAACTGCCGGGATAAATGGTAAGGTTGTGGCAGAAGGTGAGCCAGCCATTGGAGCCACAGTTCTGGCTATTCATGAACCTTCGGGCACCAGATATGGCACTATTACAAATGCTGATGGCCATTTCTCACTTCAAGGGATGCGTTCTGGTGGTCCATATAAAGTTGAAATAACTTATATAGGTTTTCAAAAGTCTTCTTTCTCTGGTATTACATTGCAATTGGGTGAAAACTATTTGCTGGATGCTGCTCTCAAAGCATCTTCCGAAATACTGAATGAGGTGGTTGTGGTTGCTTCTCGTGATGGAAAGTTTAATTCCCAAAAAACAGGAGCAGCAGTGAATTTTAGTAGAAATAGAATAGAAAATTCACCTTCTATATCTCGTAGTATTTATGATGTTGCAAAAATGACCCCTCAGGCAACTGTTTCCGGAAGTGGACTATCTTTTGCTGGTTCTAATAACAGATATAACAGTTTTCAGATTGATGGTGCTGTAAATAATGATGTGTTTGGTCTGTCTTCTAGTGGAACAAATGGTGGACAAACTGGCGCTAATCCTATTTCACTTGATGCAATTGAGGAAATACAGGTAGTTATAGCTCCTTTTGATGTTCGTCAGAGTGGCTTTACTGGCGGTGGCATTAATGCAATTACCAAATCGGGTACAAATGATTTTCATGGATCGGCTTATGAATACTATAACAATCAGAATTTTGCAGGTACTACAGCTGGAAAGGATTTTGCTAACAGGAAGAAATTATCCAAGCAATCGGATAAAACTTATGGCTTTACTTTTGGAGGTCCTATTATTAAAAATAAATTGTTCTTTTTTGCTAATGCAGAAAAGAGTAAGAAAACATATCCTTCATCTTATAATGTTGGTGATGGCTCAAATATTACAGCAGATGAGGCAAAACAAATTTCAGATAAATTAATATCTCTTACTGGTGGTGATAATGGAGGTGGCTATAGTTCACAAGATATTAATACTGAATCAACTAAGTTATTGGCCCGTGTAGACTGGAATATCAACCAAGCTAATAAATTTACATTCCGTTACAGCTATTTAGATGCTAATCAACTCATTTTCTCGAATTCAGCAAATGCTTTACATTTTAATAATAATGGGTACACAATGAATAATAAAACCCATTCACTTGTGGCAGAATTGAATTCTCGTTTCTCAACTGAATTAGCAAATGAATTTAGAGCAGGGTATACGCGTGTAAGAGATTCCAGAGAAATTGCAGGTCAGCCTATTCCTTATATGAAGATTAATCTAACTAATTCAAGATCGGTTGAACTTGGATCGGAAAGATATTCACCTGCAAATTATCTGAATCAGGATGTGTTCACTTTAACTGATAATTTAACATGGTTTAAGGGAACTCATACATTCACAGCAGGAACTCATAATGAATTCTTTAAATTTAAGAATTTGTTTATTCGTGAAAATTACGGATCTTACGTTTATAACTCATTGAATGATTTTTTAAGTATTGGTACTGCTAATGAAGCTGCTCCTTACGAATATAATTATTCTTTTTCAAGAGAGGATATAACGGGTAGTAAGCGATGGGCTCCTTCTTTTGGTGCTGCTCAGTTAGGTCTTTACTTGCAGGATGATTGGAATGTAACAGATTTGTTCCGTTTAACCTATGGTGTTCGTATGGATATTCCTTTGTTCTTTGATAAACCAGGAGAAAATGTAACTTTCAATAGTTCTGCTATTGCTAAAGAATATAATGTTGCAACTAACCAAATGCCTTCATCAACCCCTATGTTTTCTCCTCGTGTTGGTTTCAGATGGAATCTTGATGATTCCAGAAAAACTCTGGTTCGTGGGGGCTTAGGTATTTTTACAGGAAGAATACCTTTTGTATGGCTTTCTAATAATTTTTCAAATACAGGTGTAGAGTATAGTCGTACTCGCCTTCAGGCGGCAGACATGGCCAGTGCAATGTCTAAAGGCTTTAAGTTTCAAATTGATCCAACTAAACAATTTGTTCCTAGTGGAACAATGACTTCAGAAATTGATGTGGTTGATAAAAATTTTAAATTTCCTCAGGTATTTCGTGCTAATTTAGCGGTTGAGCATACTTTTGCTTATGGTATTAAAGGCTCTTTGGAAGGACTTTATTCAAAAACGATGAATAATGTGCTTTATAAAAATCTGGCTTATGGAGAAAATGGGAAATATTTATCTAATGGTGGAGATAAAAGGCCTTTGTATAAAGCTGAAATTAATCCTGCAACAAACAATGCATATACAAAAGAGTATACGGGTATTGTTTATCTAACTAATTCAAGTAAAGGATACACATATAGTTTAACCGCCAAACTTGAAAAAGACTTCGATTTTGGTTTAAGTACTATGGCTGCTTATACCTATGGAAAATCAACAGGGATGAATGATGGAACTTCTAGTCAGGCTGTTTCTAACTGGCAATACAACGAAAACTGGCAAGGACCTAATAATCCTGAACTTTCATATTCAGATTTTGATGTCCGTCACAGAATTATAGGTAGTGTATCTTATAAGAAAGAGTATGCTAAACACTTTGCTACAACTGTTAGTTTGTTCTATAACGGACAGTCTGGATCTAATTATTCTGTATGCTATCAAAACAATCTGAATAATGACGGTGCATCAGGAAATGATGTTCTATATGTTCCAACAGATGCTGAGCTGGCAACTATGTTGTTCAAACCTATAACAGGTAATAATGCTATGACTGCCGATCAACAGAGAGCAGCTTTAGGCGAATGGATTAATGCAAATAATGATATAAAAGCTTTGAAAGGACAATATATACCAAGAAACGGTCTGCGCTCACCATTTGAAAATCATTTTGATTTCCATCTCGCACAAGATTTTTATGTGAATGTTGCTGGAAGAAGAAATACAATACAGCTTACATTTGATATACTGAATGTGGGAAATCTTCTCAATCGTTCCTGGGGTGTTTATAATTCAACAAGTTACTCCTATACTCCGGTTGCTGTATCAAGTGTAGATGCTAACGGTATTCCTACGTTCCAGTTTACAAAACCTGCTGGAAGTAAGCTGTATAGCGCATCTGATTATAACTCTCGTTGGAGATCACAAATTGGAGTAAGATATATTTTCTAG